One segment of Toxoplasma gondii ME49 chromosome VI, whole genome shotgun sequence DNA contains the following:
- a CDS encoding dihydrodipicolinate reductase (encoded by transcript TGME49_243680), with the protein MEQAVRVLKVAIAGCTGRMGERLVALTRADPALHFVGGVRTLAGRDTMVTSTAEQHPGGSKKANGEAVRTGISQEPGTPGKDDAPGVYTSLDELIDESGHKPSVVIDFSNPAGTMSLIPSCIRHGVALVIGTTGFTPAELEKVESAARDIPLCIAANFSLGVNLLIRIVGEVAASLGEDFDIELVEAHHNRKVDAPSGTAVALLDSIATATGRRTCTGSDEEETTSETHPEKMVLVHGRESRNAKRRRGEVGVHALRMGSVVGEHSVMYASDFERITLSHHAETRDVFASGAIRMAKWIAHRPKGKYQVSDMLFEKRKTSRTEV; encoded by the exons ATGGAGCAGGCAGTCAGGGTTCTGAAGGTGGCCATTGCAGGCTGTACCGGTCGCATGGGCGAACGGTTAGTTGCTTTGACTCGAGCTGATCCTGCCTTACATTTTGTTGGCGGCGTGCGGACACTAGCCGGGCGAGACACCATGGTGACCTCGACAGCCGAACAGCATCCAGGCGGTTCGAAGAAAGCAAACGGAGAAGCTGTAAGAACTGGTATTAGCCAGGAGCCAGGGACACCAGGGAAGGACGACGCCCCTGGCGTATATACTTCACTGGACGAGCTCATCGATGAAAGTGGTCATAAACCTTCGGTAGTCATTGACTTCAGCAATCCTGCAG GAACGATGTCGCTTATACCGTCATGTATTCGACACGGCGTCGCCTTAGTGATTGGAACTACTGGATTTACTCCAGCCGAGCTGGAGAAGGTGGAATCAGCGGCGAGAGACATTCCTCTCTGCATTGCGGCcaacttctctctcggtgtcAATCTGCTCATCCGGATTGTAGGCGAG GTTGCAGCCAGTCTTGGGGAAGACTTTGACATCGAACTCGTTGAGGCACATCACAATCGCAAGGTCGATGCGCCCAGCGGGACAGCGGTAGCTCTGCTTGACTCCATTGCTACCGCCACTGGACGGAGGACCTGCACCGGtagcgacgaggaagagaccaCATCAGAGACTCACCCAGAGAAGATGGTGCTTGTTCATGGGCGAGAGAGTCGCAATGCCAAAAGAAGGCGGGGAGAAGTTGGTGTGCATGCCCTCCGCATGGGCAGTGTGGTTGGTGAGCACAGTGTGATGTACGCCAGTGACTTTGAACGAATCACACTCAGTCACCATGCGGAAACGAGAGATGTTTTCGCATCCGGTGCCATTCGCATGGCCAAATGGATTGCTCATCGACCAAAGGGCAAGTATCAGGTGAGTGACATGCTCttcgagaagaggaaaaccaGCAGAACCGAGGTGTAA
- a CDS encoding hypothetical protein (encoded by transcript TGME49_243690~Predicted trans-membrane domain (TMHMM2.0):386-409): protein MAQHLLRCMRGGAMNVFLCYRRTRELSAVMGGSSKYVFQRGTTSSGSRPLSVCVFALLVVCGASSLHVSSETLSNAISDVHRTNGGTFSAVRPLGTERDLPREATLSPFLHADAVTRTDSFKESHGLIDSPSGKGLGASSITLPRLRRQDTAPAAEERGRRRELAALIREKGVSQSPDAGSPAASSHFMHAPQGISFVGNMSVVKTRKKKHRGKDVTEDELRYAPTTAEEFRAGWRREEQVSDVPFCKDLGFGGFHPDDSSENYCWSRCGRSCESWMFLSQDSKSSWTLVADAKRVKPCLTPANKSHRNILCKAVRKPTSVDYVDAVRHEMDIVSPDQVPPMAIGFQGPDPRMVLQPSTAMSPAMPYYAGPEAMRGVMWAGSEGLSGSALSALPLMAAFTMLTFSVMLFG, encoded by the exons ATGGCTCAGCATTTACTCAGGTGTATGCGTGGAGGTGCTATGAACGTTTTCCTGTGCTACCGTCGTACCAGGGAGCTCAGCGCAGTGATGGGAGGAAGCTCAAAATATGTTTTTCAAAGGGGCACAACCTCCAGTGGCAGTAGACCGCTGTCGGTCTGCGTGTTCGCTCTGTTGGTGGTTTGTGGCGCATCGAGTCTTCATGTCTCCAGTGAAACGCTGAGTAATGCGATATCTGACGTCCACAGGACAAATGGCGGCACGTTTTCTGCAGTGAGGCCTTTGGGGACAGAGAGGGACCTGCCGAGGGAAGCGACTCTAAGTCCTTTCCTTCACGCCGATGCTGTAACGAGGACCGACTCTTTCAAGGAGTCGCATGGCCTCATCGATTCACCATCAGGCAAAGGCTTGGGAGCATCATCCATTACATTAccccgccttcgccgccagGATACCGCACCCGCAGCGGAggaacgcggaagaagacgcgaatTGGCTGCCTTGATTAGAGAAAAAGGCGTCAGTCAGAGTCCGGACGCAGGGAGTCCGGCAGCTTCGAGCCACTTTATGCACGCACCACAGGGGATATCTTTCGTCGGCAACATGTCAGTTGTGAAAACTAGGAAGAAAAAGCATCGTGGCAAAGACGTCACGGAGGATGAACTTCGTTATGCTCCAACCACTGCGGAAGAATTCCGCGCCGGGTGGCGACGCGAAGAACAAGTCAGCGACGTGCCTTTTTGCAAGGATCTTGGCTTCGGAGGATTCCACCCGGACGATTCGTCGGAGAA CTATTGCTGGAGCCGATGCGGTCGCTCTTGCGAGAGTTGGATGTTCTTGAGCCAAGACT CTAAGAGTTCCTGGACGCTTGTGGCGGATGCGAAGCGCGTGAAGCCTTGTCTGACTCCAGCCAACAAATCACACAGAAAC ATTCTTTGCAAGGCAGTTAGGAAGCCGACATCCGTAGACTACGTCGACGCAGTACGCCACGAAATGGACATTGTCTCCCCGGATCAGGTTCCCCCCATGGCAATCGGTTTTCAAGGCCCAGATCCACGAATGGTTTTGCAGCCATCTACAGCCATGTCCCCTGCGATGCCCTATTACGCTGGTCCTGAAGCAATGCGAGGAGTAATGTGGGCAGGTTCAGAAGGCTTGAGTGGTTCCGCATTATCTGCTCTGCCTCTTATGGCAGCATTTACGATGCTTACGTTCAGCGTAATGCTTTTCGGTTGA
- a CDS encoding hypothetical protein (encoded by transcript TGME49_243700) — MKPSNRCPHSNTQRSPFLRACRLHAIKHKRSVNTSELGAQTRTVELGKPGYSGEHVTKGQRLMRNNGNACRLSRSKSTSMVTRHRSSSQVFRAFTHARDTFFVLLRDFLALAVRVLMSKSGDRFISDRNNFHSFFWRLTLRRAVRARRRASLMILSCVCLIKNEFSPPVGCSHCHSAASFSIVGAFARRTFFVVNRVLEHFRDCRDP, encoded by the coding sequence ATGAAGCCTTCCAATCGGTGCCCTCACAGCAATACACAGAGAAGTCCTTTCCTGAGAGCGTGTCGCCTCCACGCGATCAAGCACAAGAGATCGGTTAACACCAGCGAACTTGGTGCGCAAACTCGCACTGTTGAGTTGGGAAAACCTGGCTACTCCGGAGAACATGTGACTAAGGGACAACGCCTGATGCGTAATAACGGAAATGCGTGCCGCCTATCCAGGTCGAAAAGCACCTCCATGGTAACGAGACACCGTAGTTCCAGTCAAGTCTTTCGAGCTTTCACACACGCTCGGGATACTTTCTTCGTGCTCTTGCGCGATTTTCTGGCTCTTGCCGTTCGTGTTCTCATGTCAAAAAGCGGTGATCGCTTCATCTCGGACAGAAACAATTTCCATTCTTTCTTCTGGCGTTTGACTTTGAGGCGCGCAGTTCGTGCCAGGCGTCGTGCGAGCCTTATGATtctctcgtgtgtctgtctcatAAAAAATGAGTTCTCTCCACCAGTCGGCTGCTCTCATTGTCACTCCGCTGCCTCTTTTTCCATCGTAGGTGCATTCGCTAGAAGAACATTTTTCGTTGTAAATCGCGTCCTTGAACACTTTCGGGACTGCCGCGACCCGTGA
- a CDS encoding t-complex protein beta subunit (encoded by transcript TGME49_243710) has translation MISEGGVPDVLQRGAQQDRGETARLQYFVGAIAVGELVKSTLGPKGLDKILTPMQGVEGGRNGRTIITNDGATILKSVWLDNPAAKILADVALQQDTVCGDGTTGVVVLASELLKQAEELVNQNIHPQIITAGYRKALAVARKRLQEISFGCEDDGLREYLMKVARTTLSSKLLTHEKEHFAKIAVDAILRLKEHASSLELVHIIKKPGGGLRDSFLDEGFILEKRIGTCQPKVQEDCRVMVANTPMDTDKIKIYGARVSVDSFEAVQALELAEKEKMKQKVDKIAAYGCNVFINRQLIYNYPEQIFQDHKVIAIEHADFDGMERLAAALGAEIISTFDAPDPSKLGYCKKMEEIMIGEDKVIRFSGCKRGEACTIVLRGGSEHGLEEAERSLHDALAILSQLVLEQKGEKQSGLDTSASLKVDGKVDKASQLANPTGAQPLVVCGGGAAELAMAAAVEELARTEEGKVSLAIEAFAKALRQIPTIILENGGLDSADIVSRLRVAHLRGEHTMGVDMDSGSVADMKVKGVLEAYKSKLSQICFAAEAAEMIVRVDDIIRCAPRERSGM, from the exons ATG ATCTCCGAAGGTGGTGTTCCGGACGTCCTCCAGAGAGGCGCTCAGCAGGACAGGGGCGAGACCGCCCGACTG CAATATTTCGTTGGCGCCATCGCTGTCGGAGAGCTCGTGAAGTCGACGCTCGGCCCAAAGGGTCTAGACAAGATCCTCACTCCGATGCAAGGTGTGGAAGGTGGACGCAACGGCAGAACGATCATTACCAACGACGGAGCTACGATCTTGAAGAGTGTCTGGCTGGACAACCCTGCGGCAAAGATCCTTGCAG ATGTTGCTTTGCAACAGGACACAGTGTGTGGAGACGGCACAACAGGCGTCGTCGTTTTGGCCTCGGAACTACTGAAGCAAGCTGAGGAACTCGTGAATCAAAACATCCATCCGCAG ATCATCACAGCAGGCTACCGGAAGGCCCTAGCTGTTGCTCGCAAGCGACTTCAAGAAATTTCTTTCGGCTGCGAAGATGACGGCCTGCGAGAATACTTGATGAAGGTCGCTCGTACCACCCTCTCATCTAAACTTCTCACACATGAAAAG GAGCACTTTGCCAAGATTGCTGTCGATGCAATTCTCCGTCTGAAGGAGCATGCATCGTCTCTGGAGCTCGTGCACATCATCAAGAAGCCTGGGGGAGGTCTCCGCGACTCTTTCCTAGACGAAGGATTCATTCTGGAAAAACGCATTG GAACATGTCAGCCGAAAGTCCAGGAAGACTGCAGAGTGATGGTCGCCAACACGCCGATGGACACCGATAAGATCAAGATCTACGGcgcgcgtgtctctgtcgactcTTTCGAAGCTGTTCAGGCGCTCGAACTcgcggaaaaagaaaaaatgAAACAGAAG GTGGACAAGATCGCCGCATATGGCTGCAATGTCTTCATCAACCGCCAGCTAATTTACAACTACCCAGAACAGATTTTCCAGGACCACAAGGTCATCGCGATCGAGCATGCAGACTTCGACGGCATGGAGCGTCTCGCTGCAGCTCTCGGCGCGGAGATCATATCGACTTTCGATGCTCCCGACCCC AGCAAGCTGGGATACTGCaagaagatggaggagaTCATGATCGGAGAGGACAAAGTGATCCGTTTCTCTGGCTGCAAGAGAG GCGAAGCATGCACCATTGTCTTGCGCGGCGGCAGCGAGCATGGCCTCGAAGAAGCTGAGCGTTCTCTCCACGATGCCCTCGCGATTTTGTCACAGTTGGTGCTTGAGCAAAAGGGCGAAAAACAGAGTGGCCTTGAcacctctgcttccctcAAAGTAGACGGCAAAGTAGACAAGGCCTCTCAACTCGCAAACCCCACGGGTGCTCAGCCCCTCGTAGTCTGCGGAGGAGGCGCTGCTGAACTTGCCATGGCTGCTGCGGTCGAGGAACTTGCTCGCACAGAGGAAGGCAAGGTG AGCCTCGCAATCGAAGCGTTCGCCAAGGCTCTCAGACAAATCCCGACAATCATCTTGGAGAACGGAG gcCTCGACAGTGCAGACATTGTCTCCCGTCTGCGCGTAGCGCATCTGCGTGGCGAACACACGATGGGAGTGGACATGGACAGCGGAAGCGTCGCCGACATGAAAGTCAAAGGCGTCCTTGAAGCCTACAAAAGCAAACTAAGTCAAATCTGCTTCGCGGCCGAGGCTGCTGAGATG ATTGTGAGAGTCGACGACATTATTCGGTGCGCCCCTCGTGAGAGATCAGGAATGTAA